In the Hordeum vulgare subsp. vulgare chromosome 7H, MorexV3_pseudomolecules_assembly, whole genome shotgun sequence genome, one interval contains:
- the LOC123408441 gene encoding protein NTM1-like 9 yields the protein MEGLDVDDVFQHCRLNPTEVDAVTYYLPRLLSGETLHGVEKFIHSVEISGCEPKDLAARYAPVPQAVSNGDRFFFTTCKSKNGSKLQSVRSAGGGTWTIQKTTEISHAGGKVGEVKNLSFKKKGKSTGWVMEEYRCLLPEATIADGVKVFCRMHLAQHAPAAARQESAAYMLQEPQPEAATASTHAQKRPAPAAAADPHPPRPNKRMRVATPSFTAAAPVFLPDESIPEADDDDMGGFSCSMEDLFGLQVDETLRVGATENISPLEAEENIEQSHHSEPDEELQFLLDEVAAEHEPEAVPETEAEWQADEALGKDGEAYGFDIEELKRMMEADDALGEDGEADGFYIDELTRMMEADPIEVTGAKIGVEMDQQEPLYLDCLDQVMLEDMLEDRAMDNPAFRDAEKEERHNDAPDLDAPSLEGHDHLFKLPPSFFDPFEAAWKAEEALENEMRNNTAADLLGGYENF from the coding sequence ATGGAAGGGCTCGACGTCGACGACGTCTTCCAGCACTGCCGGCTGAACCCTACGGAAGTGGATGCCGTCACCTACTACCTGCCACGCCTCCTCTCCGGCGAGACGCTGCACGGCGTCGAGAAGTTCATCCACAGCGTCGAAATCTCCGGCTGCGAGCCCAAGGATCTCGCCGCCCGATACGCGCCCGTGCCGCAGGCCGTGAGCAACGGCGACCGGTTCTTCTTCACCACGTGCAAGAGCAAGAACGGGAGCAAACTCCAGAGCGTGCGCAGCGCCGGCGGCGGCACCTGGACCATCCAGAAGACCACGGAGATCAGCCACGCGGGAGGCAAGGTCGGCGAGGTCAAGAACCTGTCGTTCAAAAAGAAGGGCAAGTCCACCGGCTGGGTCATGGAGGAGTACCGGTGCCTGCTGCCTGAGGCCACCATCGCCGACGGGGTGAAGGTGTTCTGCAGGATGCACTTGGCTCAGCATGCTCCTGCCGCCGCTCGCCAAGAATCGGCCGCGTACATGCTTCAAGAACCGCAGCCAGAGGCCGCGACTGCGAGCACGCACGCACAGAAGAGGccagcgcccgctgccgccgccgatCCTCATCCCCCACGCCCCAACAAGAGGATGCGCGTTGCCACACCATCCTTCACCGCTGCTGCACCGGTTTTCTTGCCGGATGAGTCAATACCTGAAGCTGACGACGACGACATGGGCGGGTTCTCTTGCTCAATGGAAGATCTTTTCGGGCTGCAAGTTGACGAAACTCTCAGGGTGGGAGCTACAGAGAACATCTCTCCGCTCGAAGCTGAAGAGAACATCGAACAGTCTCACCACTCTGAACCAGACGAGGAGCtgcagttcctactcgatgaagtagcagcagagcatgaGCCAGAGGCCGTCCCTGAAACTGAAGCAGAGTGGCAGGCCGACGAGGCGCTCGGGAAGGATGGGGAGGCATATGGCTTTGATATCGAAGAACTAAAGAGAATGATGGAAGCCGACGATGCGCTCGGGGAGGATGGGGAAGCAGATGGTTTTTATATTGACGAACTAACGAGAATGATGGAAGCCGACCCAATTGAAGTCACTGGAGCCAAAATTGGCGTGGAGATGGACCAACAGGAACCTCTGTACCTGGATTGCTTGGACCAAGTCATGCTGGAGGACATGCTGGAGGATCGGGCCATGGACAACCCTGCCTTCCGTGATGCTGAGAAGGAAGAGAGGCACAATGACGCGCCGGATCTTGACGCACCATCACTTGAGGGACACGACCACTTGTTCAAATTGCCGCCGAGCTTCTTCGATCCATTTGAAGCAGCGTGGAAGGCCGAAGAGGCGCTCGAGAACGAGATGAGGAACAATACCGCGGCCGATCTGCTTGGAGGATACGAAAACTTC